The Cryptomeria japonica chromosome 9, Sugi_1.0, whole genome shotgun sequence DNA segment CATTATAACTCTCAgggatttgaaaccactctcaaacatcctgccaatatatacataaaatataacttaaagtatatgaaaggaaaaagacataattTGGCGAGCACCCTATTTAGTGCTCACCAAATACCTTGATGGGGGCCAAAAAAAGAAAGTGACATCTTTTTaatcccccatcttggtgcacataaCCGTTAGGCAGAATTCGTGATTCTGTGTGATAATTAATGAATCATATCTTTGGATTCGATCTAAGATTTTATGCTTTGGCATAATGTAGGATGAGAGGAATCATGTTTGAAATGGTGGTTATCTTGGTTATTGTTTTAGGCATTTTTTGGAGCACATGGAATACTTAGATGTCTTGATGGTACATGTTAGCTATAGTGATTGTTCCCTTGATTATTGAGTTAACTTGTGACCCCTCATGCAATGTATACAAGAAGCTAGAGAATGTTGGGAAAAGCTATGTTGTTCACATTGCATAATGCTTGTAATATTAAATTAGTGCTTATTTTTTATGCACATGTAAAATTAGTGTTTGTTTTTTATGCACCTAAGAAATCTAAGGAGGTGTGCATAACATGGGTTAGAcattcttttgatcaatttgtatgTTGTAACATTGAGATAAATATTTGTGCAAGTTGAACATTGGAAAAATATCTAATTTTGATAAAAATCAGTACCAAAAAGTAAATAAGGAGTGCGTGGTTTTCTAAGCTCATGGTTTATAGGTACATAGTTTGTGTAATATCACTTTGTGGTTTTGTGCAAGCTTGTTTCTATTAAAAAAAGCACGAGTAATTTTTCCTATAGCAAATTAAAATGGATCTCTTTAATAGAAAGTGCAACATGTAAAATAGTGATGGGATAAGTACAAACACACATAAATAGGCAtaaatagatgtgaaaaataaggATAAACATTAGATCATGAATCAAATGTAACACAAAAGCATTACATCAAATAGACCCAAAACTAAATAAAAGTTGACATGAATATGAAGATTTTTTATATTTATCCTTCTCGACTGCTTTTATATAAATGTTAGCCATCCTCAAATAAAATGAATTAAAGCTGTAGAGTAAAGGCCCGGCTTTTATAATTTTACTTCGTAGTGTAAAAAGACATCAACTTAAAGTTGACAGCAGAGTTGAAGTTTGAACCGTATAAAACCCTGAAAACAGGTCATACACCTTAAAATCGCAGGCCCTTGTGTCCTGTTCAGAAATTTCCTTCCAATATGAGAAATAAAATGGGTAGCGGACACCATGAAATTAATTCGTGGACAGGAAATGAGAGGATGCAGCAATTTGACCCACATTAGTGGGCCCTCCTCTTCCCTTCCATAAGTATTCAacctgtttcttccctttcaaaaaTTTGGTAAACCAGCGAGCAGAAAGTGTTGAATATCTCTTCAAATTTTTATCTTCGAAATCTACATAGAAGAGGCCATAACGAATCTTAAAACCATTCATAAACTCAAAATTGTCCATCAATGTCCAGATGAAGTATCCTCGAGTGTTGGATCCATTCCTGCACCCACATAATCATGCTCACTATAATTCTGAAGCATTCAAGAATCAATATAATAAGCTGTATActgttgaagttatggtgtttaTTCAGCTTACCTAATGGCGAGGAGCAAACTATCAAGATAATCATGAAGATACTCCATCCTTCCTGTATCATTTAATGCCTCAGAGAGTGGAAGAGATTGGTTGTTTATAGTGCCATATCCTACGCAGCAATTCATAAAACATTTCAGAAATTAGGAAaaaaaagaaccaaataaatattgaAAGTTGCCTAGAACTAAACAGAAATGTACTAGAATGACTGGTAAACAACAGGTATGTTGTTTGTACATTAATACATTGAGACTTGGGTCCCATAAATATTAAAAACAGAGCACTGGTTCTTTAGGCTCTTTTCACTTGAATAGCCATTAACATAAAATAAATTTGTTCAGGCAATCTATATATAGCACCAGAGATAGTACCATTTTCATAGATTATAATAGCTGGATTGCCATAGTGTTGCTTGAAATGTTCCAATAATTCTTGGAATCCCCATGGAACAATTGTAATTCCAGTTGGTGCGATCTGCAATTAAATTATAAGATTTCCATGTTCCACTCTACCAATTCTATTTAACATTGAAGACTTGACTATCTGGAGATTTACAAGGAATAGATTATGGGCTTACCTTACCAATAGGGACATCGTCTCGCATTACTTTAACAGACAAATATATATGCATTAGTATCTAAAATGATTTACCAATATTCCAAACTTTGTTATGTGTTTCAGACTTTTCTATGTACCTGCTATCTTTGAGCTTAAATCTCTCACAAAATCTCTTTCTGTAGAAACCCACTGACTAGGTAAATCGGAGACATAATAAGTGCCATAATGATTCAGCCCAACGAAATCGAAAGATCCCTTTAGCTTTTTAGATTGTTCTTTGGTGAAATTGGGCAGCCTGGAGCCTACAATCTTCTTCATGCTGGAAGGATAGTCTCCAAAGAAAAGGGGATCTATGAACCTTTtacacaagaagaaagaaaaggatcatgataAATTGTTATAGATGTAAAATTCTATCATCAGGGTTTTCAAAAGCATTCTCTCATTTCAATTCAGTAAACACTTACCAACCGTGTTGAAAATCAATTGTCCTCTGAGTTGCAGCTATGTCCTTGGACGAGTTTGTCAATGGCACAAACCACAACGCTAGAATCACCAAGCTGATAAAACCCTTCTGCTTGGCCTGCAGGAAAAACAGAATTATCCAGCTGTTATACCATAGTTTTATGAGCCTATTAAAAGGTAAATTCCTTCGTTCTCAATTAAAAGCCCTGGTTTGATAGCCCTTAGGACTTCTCTATTTTCTTAGGTTAGGGCTAAACCAAAGAGAGAGTACATGGGCAAACCACTCATAACTTCACAAGAATAACTTTTACCCTATTTATGTGTTTTCAAAATTAGAACCTGAAAATTTTCTCTGTAGAGTTCAACTGCTTCAGCATGAGATAACAAAACATGATGAGCAGCAAGATATGGTTCTTCCGTAGAATCTCCTGCACTACAGTTGCCAAATCCAAACGGATAAGAACACCGTTGCGGAGGCCACCAACCAATGTCATAACTTAAAGGGGATAATGCATTTGGCTCGTTGAAAGTTGTCCAGTACTTCACTCTGTCCCCAAATTCTGTGAAACAAACTTCTGCAAAGGCTCTGAAATCTTCTCTGTTTAACGACAGCAAATAACCATAGCCACTTCTTATGATACTGTCTTTTGAACACTTATATTAAGCATAGCTTACAAGTTACAATACAATACCAAGCTCAATATGAATTAAAGATTGAACAATTACATTATTCTGGGACTGAGCCATCCTCCATAGGCATCTTCCAAGCTCTGGGGCAAATCGAAATGGAATAAGGTAACATGCGGTTGAATACCTGCAAATTTTTCAAATGTCTTCAATCACATGTTTTTGAGTTAAATTACTCCAATTTTGAATTTAGTCTCTCTATCCTGTATACAGTTCCGAGATTTCTTTTGCTCATTGCTGTTAGCTGTATAATATAGTATAATTTGATTAGGAACAGAAAATATTGGGTTTGGCCTTGGGCTCTTTTCATGTGACAATTACCATGGAGAATGAGTTCATTGATGAGATTATTGTAGTATTCCAATCCCTTTGGATTGATGGCACCCCTTCCATCTGTAACAAACAGCAAGTTAAGCTTATTTGTAAGTGATATAAAAGAGTTTGTTTTTTACTACTTTTAATTCTGTATTGTTTAGTACTGTAGATCAGACCATCAAGAAAAATAAGCATACATCCTTTTCCTATTTTTGATGTTGAAAGAAAATATTCTGAGAGTAATACCAGGTATTAATCGAGACCAAGAGATGGAAAATCTGTACGCATTTAATCCCATTTTAAACATCAGACGTACGTCCTCCTGAAAACAATATTTGCAGCAGACATGGTAAGCCAAATTATAGCTgatgaatataatttatttaaaattactaGCGGTCCAGCACCGATTCAGCATATTGTAGTAATCGAGATTACTTTATAATGGTGGTATTGATCTGCAGTAACATCCCCTGTGCTTCCATCAAACATTTTCCCTGTACTTGCACATTTAAATTAGCCCTTTTATGTGTATTAATTCAAGAAGATAAAGAATTTTAATGCCCTAAAATGATCAATGGGTTCATTCACATATTATATTTCCTCTTCTCCCAAAAACAATCAACTAACCAGAATGCGTATAAGTATCCCAAATGCAAGGCTTCCGGCCATCAAGTTGTGCTGCGCCTTCAACCTGTACACAGCCATACCAGAGCCAAATGCCAGAATTTATTTTACCAGTATAAGATATAATAAAAAACAGCGAAGAAATAAGGACGAGTCATGTTACCTGGTAAGCAGAAGTGCTTGCCCCAAATATAAAATTTTCGGGAAAATCATCTCTGTTGAGGTCGTCCAGCTTGATTTGCAGAGAGGCATGAATTTGAATTCCTATGATGAACCAAAACAGAAGTGTTTCTCTCTTGCTAATCTCCATTTCCCCACCTACAGCAGATCCTTCGTAAATGAAACTCTGTTGAATTTTAAATTGTTTCGATTTTATTAGGGCATGCCTGAGTAAATCGAGGTATGAATATATAATTAAGAGAGGACGATGGGAAATGTAACGCGGCACGGCAGCTTTGCCAAAGCATTTCGTAATCAGAATCCCAAGAAATTGCAGCTACAATATACTCATCAAATCTTGTCTGATCTTACATTCATATCAATTTTGTTTTAAGAGCATAAATTCTATAAAATCATCAATTGAATTGGAAACACATCATcgaattaaaattttttttttgagagaaaaaaaatGGAGTCCCGATTTTATATACAGGGTTAGAAGGGATAACGGATCCTTTTCACGGGCCAAAATATCTTGCTCGGCTGATTGTGACTTTTACGAAGCGGTGACTTTAGTGGTGTCGTCTAACGACTTTCactccctatatatatatatatatgtgtggggAATTATTGgatttagtatatatatatatatatatatatatatatatatatatatatatatatatttgaaattatTGGATTTAGTAAATAAAATGAACTACTTTTGGGTTTTGTTATCTAGAAAAATTAGTTATAAATTATTAGTAAAATTTAGTGATTAAGATTTTGAAAAAAGATTCTTTTAGGTTGACAATGATTAACTCAAATTCAATTGAAATCAAAATATTTagtcatataaataaaaaattgcaattttttattttcttttcttgcaCACATGATTCACTCTATATAACTATATTCATAGACATATTACACAAGGATTTGATTGTATACATGTATAGTTAAGAGGCATGTATATGTTTTATTGCTAAATCATAATTTGATGATGATGTTTGGAATATTCTTCTGGGTGATTGAAATTAGTTTGGAAGTGgtgttataattattttattattctttaatttttataatatttttatatttttagtaAAGTAAGAAGAAAAATAGatgaaatcaaattgttggaaataaaaaaactaatctatttttaatttcatttaatgaaGCTAAATAATCTTATAATCTTTTTCTATatttttatgaatatatgaaaTAGAGTTAAactaatcaatattttttttttaaagaaaattctaAAGAATTAAATGGCTTTATGGGGCTTCACCAACTAGCCAATATGATATCATGtgcgttcatattggggggtttattatcccaaaaatcaaaagaaaaatattgTAGATATATTAAGGACATAGGGGTTTTATAAATGGCTATCCCAAATACGAATATCCAAAGGTATTTTTTATTAGTCAGATGCCAGAAGTAGGGGTTAGCATAGTATATTTCACTCTGAAGTAGGGGTAAAAAGAAAGAACAATTTGAACTGATTTGAACATAGCCACAAATTAGCGCCACAAAGGACAAGTTGGATACAGTAAAtgcatatttgaatttagaaaataTTCATTTTGAGTCAAACAGTGTTCATTTAGAAGGCGAGAAGTAAACCTCATAGAAACCTGCAACTGCAAGCCATTATCAAGATTTGCAGTCAAAGAGTATTGAGGAACAATACTTAATTAGGTATTGAGAAAATATATTGTCCCCCGCATTGAACTattattctcattcatctattttaACTTAGTAATGTTGAAACATGGAAAGCACTATTCTGTCTATGAAAATAATTAGTAAACTAGGGTGAAGAACACATAAAGAACCATCATTTGATCTATAACCAAGCTAGCGAATACTGATTATGATTTACAATATCTAACAATACCAATAGAAAAACACTAGAAAAAATGCCCATGAGCGAGTATGGAGACCTCAAATAGAGCAAAAGAAATTGTCATGACAACATAATATATTAGAAAACtataaattttttttacataacTACTACCATAAGGGGGCAACTCCCATATgttcaaaaacaaaaaacaagtACATAGATATTAAGAGGGGGGACACCGCAAGGAGATAGGGAGGATCACTGATAAGAGGGGGGACACAGGGCTAATCAGTGATACATATAACCAATCGCCTTTCCAATCACTTTCAACCTTTCTATGATCTTTTTAGGGAACAGATCGCCATGAGCACTCATGAAGGCCTCAAACTCATCCAAGTTGTGTTTCTGGCCTACCCCAACTTTGAATAACTTCCATGCTTTATCCATTTTGGTCTTAAGATAAAAAAACCAAGCATGATCTTTGACTATGACACAATATCAAGGGTCTACAACGCAATCTTCGCACCTTGAGAATTCTCCTCCTTCACTGTGCGATGCACAATACCATAGGCATTAAGGGCATATCCCAAAATTTGGATGATGGGGGAGAACAAGTTCTCATAAACAATTTTATCATGTACATGCCCATTAGCCCAGAAATTTGTCCCTAAGATGTTTATCACAGACATCTTCTCCTCATCATTCCCTTTGTTGaatagtgttggatattgttgctcctaggatatgttgttgttagtGATATCAATGTATTCATGTGTTGCAAAGAGTTGTTTGGTGTTtcggtgattgcattgagttgatatggttggtttatctatttgggatgttgggatacttcattccttattggtttcaatgatctagaagtttacttgatcatattatttgatatagtttgaaGTTTAGTCTGTCTGTTCAGTGGTTGGCAAattttggtatttgatccattgtgctctggtatgatcatatctttggttgcggatttggaAGAATGTTTTGGATGTCCATGTGTATCTTCACTTcggatggtttgtgatttggtgcttcgcaagttatctttctagtctgaattgttgttgttgagtgctcttgagagttagtgtgttgatcaatgaagatttgattaagtggtgttggtacaactattgtggatggttttaatgtgcttgttggtgtttcttgatcttgtactatttgttttggtggtctacattgatccttGTGTGCGGTATTGGTAATTTTGTTGATCCGATGATATTCTTCGTTTTATGCAGTAATTCTGGTGGTGTagagtgttgcggttgatcttggcgagatttctggtggtgatgcatgtttggagatttggtttaggtccatgttatgtcatctaTGACCTTATATTGGTcttatggtttatttatgtatcatgtgatgtaattttgtaattaagggttgagggtttggtttgaccttatagtcaaggttgatgaattgtataaatagatgttagatgcatgtaatttgggtatcaatgTTGTGTTTGTATTATCAGAGAGTGAGGTATGTGCACATAAGCAGATTTATCTTTCAGTATAgagtattgagtagagattgttacAGGGTAGACAAATgaacttaaccggaactgtcatcaagcattggCATATGCTAATTTGCAGTTTATGTAATCTGGATTGTACttcgatcattattgtaaggtagtgaaccttccttgagggttggagccttttggatcattatattttgagcagtgagctctaggcagtgtgcctaaatgcatgtgcatttcccattgtaatatttacacatactactacagactatcatcttattgtgggtaggttcccactgtggtttttcccttaagggtatatgcaccaagttgtggtaccaaaagggggtcttaagatgccactttatttttatttatttttatttttttttctgaaatcagcgaagtctgaacttcaatgacaaattgaacataattacactccaaatttgaagatgcaacaagaacaagagtcggagttcttcgagtctactttctaaactactaatttattttgaaaatggtggagattaagggcttcaaaaaggggggccacaaaaagtggtcctatttttatgcaaaaaacataagatagcgtctgttgtggcccccctaaaatgttaacttttttttgaattttttaaatcacttctgtgagaaattagctaacaccttttagtttatgccagatttttcagcgaattttttaatgagtatatggttttttactaattttcgaagtggacacaccctgaaaaaaagaaatttgagcatgctcccccctaaaatcattgaaaactaataaaaaatcaaaaaaaaaaatttaaattgtgtagaatggagtctagtttctaaaaatgtaagttttttcaaaatctaatgaatgtgtaaaaatctatacccaaaatagtgcatgttggtttttgacaaaaaacagatacactgacaaaagaaattatagatgaaagacttaacgaaatcaaaatttgaaataaattacattattggatagctaagagggagctcaagtttaccacattattttttttaatttcattgaaacacgtgcaaatctaccagagagcacgaccaaaaatatgtcaaaattttcaatgttctgataaaaacacgCCTCTgacctgaaatggtcatccaaacctttgggttggatgcccaaggcaaatccaacccataggtttggtgtttcccaaagcaggtcatttggtgtgcgccaaatatggcgctctccctatttggcgtgcgccaaatgtgatcAATGGGTTTTCCCATCTAGCGCGCGCCAAATGTGGTCCATTTTACACCAATAAGTGAACTTGAGAACATGAAAAGCAATTCTATGGTTGATGTCATTGGTGTTGTTTTATCAACTGATCTAGTAAGCATAATATTTAGAAAGAATGAATTGAGAGGAGAACCATTCAGTTGAAAGACATGTTAGATTGTATGGTGGAATTAACAATGTGGGGTGGTTTTTGTATTAAAGAAGGCCGACAACTCCAAGAAATGTGCAATTCAGGAACTTTCCCCATTCTCACTATAAAGGCTACACGAATTAGTGATTTTTGAGAAAAATCTTTGGGAACAATTACCACAACCCAACTTCTTATAAATCCATATCTTCTAGAGTCAAATCAATTAAGATATTGGTTTGATACAAAAGGAAATAATCTCAATTCTCATTCTATTACAAAGGAAACCTCATCTTCAATGCAAGATAGAATGGTAAAAAGTATTGCAGACATTGAGGATGACGAACAAGGTAAATTTGATAAATCTTATAggacaataataaaatctatcttaTCTTTCATAAAGGTGGACAATTTTTGTTACACAACTTGCCCCTTGAAGATTGGAAGTAGGATATGCAAAAATAAGGTTGACAATAAtggaaataataattattattgtgGAAGATACAATAAGAATATTCTTGAATGTGATTATAGATATATGCTTCAATGCAAAAGTGCAAGACCATACTGGTTTCACTTGGGTTATAGATTTTGAAGAATCAGTAGAACAAATTATGGGTATTACAACA contains these protein-coding regions:
- the LOC131062899 gene encoding cyanidin 3-O-glucoside 7-O-glucosyltransferase (acyl-glucose), whose protein sequence is MEISKRETLLFWFIIGIQIHASLQIKLDDLNRDDFPENFIFGASTSAYQVEGAAQLDGRKPCIWDTYTHSGKMFDGSTGDVTADQYHHYKEDVRLMFKMGLNAYRFSISWSRLIPDGRGAINPKGLEYYNNLINELILHGIQPHVTLFHFDLPQSLEDAYGGWLSPRIIEDFRAFAEVCFTEFGDRVKYWTTFNEPNALSPLSYDIGWWPPQRCSYPFGFGNCSAGDSTEEPYLAAHHVLLSHAEAVELYRENFQAKQKGFISLVILALWFVPLTNSSKDIAATQRTIDFQHGWFIDPLFFGDYPSSMKKIVGSRLPNFTKEQSKKLKGSFDFVGLNHYGTYYVSDLPSQWVSTERDFVRDLSSKIAVMRDDVPIGKIAPTGITIVPWGFQELLEHFKQHYGNPAIIIYENGYGTINNQSLPLSEALNDTGRMEYLHDYLDSLLLAIRNGSNTRGYFIWTLMDNFEFMNGFKIRYGLFYVDFEDKNLKRYSTLSARWFTKFLKGKKQVEYLWKGRGGPTNVGQIAASSHFLSTN